The sequence ACTAGTAACTTTTGGCTTCCGGAGAAGGTTCCGCTTTCTAATGACCTCCCAAACTGGAAAGAACTCTCCCCCAAGCACCAGGAGCTCACGGTGAAGGTGTTTACGGGCCTGACCATGCTCGACACCGTCCAGGCAACTGTCGGTGAGATCGTACAGATCCCCGATGCGCGCACTGAACAGGAACAATCGGTGTACACCAATATCGCATTTATGCAGGCAGTGCATGCGAAAAGCTACTCGTCTGTATTTTCCACCATGTGCTCCACCAAGCAAATCAACGATGCCTACACGTGGGCGATCGACAACGCCGTGCTACAAAATCGGGCGACATGTGTGATGGACTATTACCATGGCGATGATCCTCTGAAGCGAAAAGTCGCCGCCACAGTGCTGTCCTCGCTGCTGCTCTACGCCGGTTTTTACCTGCCCTTGTGGTACGCGGCGCGAGGAATCATGCTCAATACCGCCGACATGATCCGCCTGATTCTGCGGGATAAGGCAGTGCATGGGTATTACTCTGGCTACAAGTATCAGCGCGGGATTGAGGCCCATCCGGAGCGTGCCGACGAGATGAGTGATTTTACTCATTCGTTGATTGATCGACTGCTTCGCCTCGAACTGGACTACTCGTCTGAGTTGTACTCGCTGGTGGATAAGCCAGGGATTGATGGTGTGATGGCGTTTGTGTATTACAACGCGGACAAGGCACTGATGAATCTGGGCTATGAGCCACGGTATGAACAGGAAGCGGCGGCGGTGGAGCCTGAGATCCTGGCCGCTCTTGCCCCGGATTCGACGGAGACGCATGACTTTTTCTCGGGTTCTGGGTCTGCGTATGTGATTGGTGAGGCTGAGGATACTGTGGACTCGGATTGGGATTTCTAGCCCAATACTATTGGGGCGCTTGTCTTGGCCACTGCTCTTCTGTTCTTCTGTTACCGGTAGTTGTTGTCGACAGTGGCGACAGTGAGTAGCCGGAGACGTTGGCAGAGCCCACGTTGGCCAGTTCCACCTTGGGAGCTCCAGAGACCTTGGCAAGTCCTGAGACCACTACTACTACAACGGTGACTGTAGAACCGCGCCTTGGGCCATGCGATCCAGGTTCGTTCCGGCTGGAGGGG comes from Corynebacterium cystitidis and encodes:
- the nrdF gene encoding class 1b ribonucleoside-diphosphate reductase subunit beta — protein: MTQPEFYLNRSVPPTEHPRGPLRPINWNHLEDPKDTEVWKRLTSNFWLPEKVPLSNDLPNWKELSPKHQELTVKVFTGLTMLDTVQATVGEIVQIPDARTEQEQSVYTNIAFMQAVHAKSYSSVFSTMCSTKQINDAYTWAIDNAVLQNRATCVMDYYHGDDPLKRKVAATVLSSLLLYAGFYLPLWYAARGIMLNTADMIRLILRDKAVHGYYSGYKYQRGIEAHPERADEMSDFTHSLIDRLLRLELDYSSELYSLVDKPGIDGVMAFVYYNADKALMNLGYEPRYEQEAAAVEPEILAALAPDSTETHDFFSGSGSAYVIGEAEDTVDSDWDF